In Terriglobales bacterium, the sequence CGGAACGGCTATCCGCTGGCTGAGTCCTGGATCGCCCTGGACCGCGACCGCGCCGATACGGCTCTGCGTCAGGCCGCGGTCATGGCCTCCACCGACGCCGATCGCATGGCGCTACGCCTGCTCGTGAATCACTTCGAGGACCTGCGCCGCTGGAGCGCCGGCCTCATCGACGCCAACCGCAACCTGCGTCTGGCCGAGTACTACATATCAGAGACGGCGCTGGAGAACGACTCCATGTTCCAGAAGACGTCCGCCTGCGGCGACTTCCTTGCTTCCATGCTGGCCAGCGGCCGCTTCGCGGAGGTGGCATCGTGCCAGTAATCGCCGGAAGCGACACAACGACGTCGGTTGCGGGCCCTTCCACGGGTAAGCTGGGCCCGCGCCAACCGGTAACGAACAAGACTCGACTAGGAGATCGGCCATGTCCGAACCGTTGAACAGAGCGCCCGAGGGTCCCGTGCAGGACACCATCATCGATTCTCATTCCACCGCCTGCTGCATCGCTGGCGGCGGACCCGGAGGCATGATGCTGGCGCTGCTGCTGGCTCGCAATGGCGTCCCGGTCACGCTGCTGGAGGCCCATAAGGATTTCGACCGGGATTTCCGCGGCGATACCGTCCACCCCTCCATCCTCGAGAATCTGGATGAGATCGGCCTGGCGGCTCCCCTGCACCAGCTTCAGCACGCCAAGGTCTACGGGCCGACCCTGCGCTCCGCGGGCTCGAGCTTCAGCCCTTTCGATTTTCGCAAGCTGAAGACGCGCTTCCCTTACGTCATGCTGATCCCCCAGGCACGGTTTCTGGAATTCCTGGCGGCCGAGGCTGGCAAGTACCCCCACTTCCGGCTGGTGATGGGAGCCCGGGTGGAAACGCTCGTCGAAGAAAACGGCGCGGTCTCCGGCGTTCGCTACATGGCTGCGGACGGCTTGCATGAGGTGCGAGCCGCTCTGACCGTTGGCGCGGATGGCCGCTTCTCCATGGTGCGGAAGCTGGCCGGCTTTGAGCCCATCAAGACCTCGCCGCCCATGGACATCCTCTGGTTCCGGCTGCCCCACGTTCCCGGTGACCTGCCGGAAGGGGAGGGTCGCGTGCTGGGCGGGTTCGGAGAGGGCAAGATCCTGGCGGTCTTCGACCGCTTCGACTACTGGCAGGTGGGCTACGTGTTTCCCAAGGGGAGGTACCAGGAGTTGCGCGCGGCCGGCCTGGAGGCTCTGCGGAAGTCTATCGCCGCCATCGAGCCCCGCTTTGCCGAGCATGTCCGGTCGCTCACCGACTGGCATCAACTGTCGCTGCTATCTGTGGAATCAAGCCGCTGCCCGCGCTGGTACAAGCCCGGCCTGTTGCTGATCGGGGACGCCGCGCACGTCATGTCTCCGGTGGGCGGCCTTGGCATCAACTACGCCATTCAGGACGCGGTGGTCGCGGCCAATCTGCTTTCTGGGCCGCTCAAAGCGGGTCGGTTGCAAGTCAGTGATCTGGCTCGCGTCCAGCGCAAGCGTGAATGGCCTACCCGGATCATCCAGGCGGTGCAGGCCTTCGCCCAGAATCGGATCATCGGCAGCGTTCTCAGTTCCCCCGGCGCGGCG encodes:
- a CDS encoding FAD-dependent oxidoreductase; amino-acid sequence: MSEPLNRAPEGPVQDTIIDSHSTACCIAGGGPGGMMLALLLARNGVPVTLLEAHKDFDRDFRGDTVHPSILENLDEIGLAAPLHQLQHAKVYGPTLRSAGSSFSPFDFRKLKTRFPYVMLIPQARFLEFLAAEAGKYPHFRLVMGARVETLVEENGAVSGVRYMAADGLHEVRAALTVGADGRFSMVRKLAGFEPIKTSPPMDILWFRLPHVPGDLPEGEGRVLGGFGEGKILAVFDRFDYWQVGYVFPKGRYQELRAAGLEALRKSIAAIEPRFAEHVRSLTDWHQLSLLSVESSRCPRWYKPGLLLIGDAAHVMSPVGGLGINYAIQDAVVAANLLSGPLKAGRLQVSDLARVQRKREWPTRIIQAVQAFAQNRIIGSVLSSPGAAPSLPWFARMAFRIPAVRNIPARLMAFGIARAHVKDLRS